From Drosophila virilis strain 15010-1051.87 chromosome X, Dvir_AGI_RSII-ME, whole genome shotgun sequence, the proteins below share one genomic window:
- the APC7 gene encoding anaphase-promoting complex subunit 7, whose product MENALFSNIKKLYDHGLYECVIPSASLLCTLLQNDRNVATLEMEYQAMLYLSNANYKQHNYRTACNQLEAVVLQRKSMLRFKSSYLTAIESSYPQFQDAELRYKIAICYQELGEYNMAMSTLQAVKTRTPRLNMLLARLMHHHGRGVSKKEIALAFKDVLRECPMSLTSIEALIELGIDGSEVHSMVVNAAALPKNIEWLSSWIKGHAQMYGCKHREAAQTFQQLNDTTSFRQNEHLLTKIGQCMYYYGNFVRAEQYLAMATMLNPHNLDALCPLAVVYEFNKKKLEQGKLIAPLEIRTTGEFSSSHWFLHAQLSYMNSKYDRSLIFTERALAMDARNIEALLLRGRLFGGLGRHKDAIDVFRSARCLAPYRFEVYKGLVACFIRLKWLKEAQTMCALAVRYFRTSPRSYTMFGGTLFHLANPTAKKSARKFVEKALQIDEHYAPGIALMASIYQDEGDTQEAIVLLRKQVASHPHPKLFAMLAELLSVDKDLDAALHYYTLALRLDPTFQRALDGINSLTKAARTGKPSDKASESASSSSVAAGDASNAASMSRPCTTPNHEWLLDCDEASTEALELSSPAGPPEDVESDTFSEPFWQDVDGELTN is encoded by the exons ATGGAGAACGCTTTATTTTCCAACATCAAAAAGCTATACGACCACGGCCTATACGAATGCGTTATACCATCG GCCAGCCTGTTGTGCACACTGCTGCAAAATGATCGAAATGTGGCCACACTCGAAATGGAATACCAGGCAATGCTCTATCTAAGCAATGCCAATTATAAACAGCACAATTATCGCACCGCCTGCAATCAACTGGAGGCAGTTGTCCTGCAGCGCAAATCGATGCTGCGCTTTAAGAGCAGCTATCTGACGGCCATCGAGAGCTCCTATCCGCAGTTTCAGGATGCCGAGCTGCGCTACAAGATCGCCATCTGTTACCAGGAGCTGGGCGAATACAACATGGCCATGAGCACACTGCAGGCGGTTAAGACGCGAACACCGCGCCTGAACATGTTGCTGGCCCGGCTAATGCATCATCATGGTCGCGGCGTTAGCAAGAAGGAGATTGCGCTCGCCTTCAAGGATGTGCTGCGCGAGTGTCCCATGTCGCTGACATCCATCGAGGCGCTCATCGAGCTGGGCATCGATGGCAGCGAGGTGCATTCCATGGTCGTAAATG CCGCCGCGCTGCCGAAGAACATCGAATGGCTGAGCAGCTGGATCAAGGGGCATGCCCAGATGTACGGCTGCAAGCATCGGGAGGCGGCGCAGACATTTCAACAGCTAAACGATACAACATCGTTCCGCCAGAACGAGCATCTGCTGACAAAGATTGGCCAGTGCATGTACTATTACGGCAATTTTGTGCGGGCGGAACAGTATCTGGCCATGGCCACAATGCTCAATCCGCACAATCTGGACGCCCTCTGCCCGCTGGCCGTGGTCTACGAGTTCAACAAGAAGAAGCTCGAGCAGGGCAAACTGATTGCGCCGCTCGAGATACGCACCACCGGGGAGTTCAGCTCATCGCATTGGTTCCTGCACGCCCAGCTCTCCTATATGAATTCCAAATACGATCGCTCCCTGATCTTTACGGAGCGTGCTCTGGCCATGGATGCGCGCAACATtgaggcgctgctgctgcgcggcCGTCTGTTCGGCGGCTTGGGTCGCCACAAGGATGCGATCGATGTGTTCCGCAGCGCCCGCTGCCTGGCCCCATACAGATTCGAGGTGTACAAGGGTCTGGTCGCGTGCTTTATACGCCTAAAATGGCTTAAGGAGGCGCAGACCATGTGCGCATTGGCCGTTCGATATTTCCGGACATCGCCGCGCAGCTATACCATGTTCGGCGGCACATTGTTCCATCTGGCCAATCCGACGGCCAAGAAGAGCGCACGCAAATTTGTCGAAAAGGCGCTGCAAATCGATGAGCACTATGCGCCCGGCATTGCACTGATGGCCAGCATCTATCAGGATGAGGGTGACACCCAGGAGGCAATTGTTTTACTGCGCAAACAGGTCGCCAGTCATCCGCATCCCAAGCTGTTTGCCATGCTGGCCGAGTTGCTCAGCGTCGACAAGGATCTGGATGCGGCACTTCATTATTACACGTTGGCGCTCAG ATTGGATCCAACATTTCAGCGCGCCTTGGATGGCATCAATTCGCTGACCAAGGCGGCCCGCACTGGCAAGCCCAGCGACAAGGCCAGCGAGTCGGCGAGCAGCTCCAGCGTCGCCGCCGGCGATGCCAGCAATGCGGCCAGCATGTCCAGGCCCTGTACGACGCCCAATCATGAATGGCTGCTGGACTGCGATGAGGCATCCACCGAGGCGCTGGAGCTGTCCTCGCCGGCTGGGCCGCCGGAGGATGTTGAATCGGATACGTTCTCGGAGCCCTTCTGGCAGGATGTTGACGGCGAGCTGACCAACTAA
- the LOC6633539 gene encoding required for meiotic nuclear division protein 1 homolog: MNRAHFAVQTALVRNLSLLPRTHTCKLHTQLQRAWWHKQTRWLPKFSRSLAGSITAPKDKTEAAGTATGTTIKAGGVKTLPQVDEPLETGLSPGRTRALRKKRLAIDELSALGFLNTRGYTTADEYNLEELHAALKQQNLYETKRFFSTDNLGVEQNVLFVTAKYQTGSRPREIFFFREGSVVFWNCNDIETNNVLNFLRSFERESYVSTLVHGESEVMPYTYIASTAVDVEGDLVAESSDLNVSSRAFFQNGKFYLTPDSDNFLYKYTFSNAIAQSIKLGIWEATLDRYIDSMEYLTEDLKRGRRLRISRASMLRKTGELFALRHSINLSSDLLDAPDFYWDREELEGLYLQVCSYFSISRRTKVMNEKINHCVELAELVSHNLNDAHHIRLEWMIIILIMVEVGFEILHFVEGALHQGNVMHASPFPLSENSA, encoded by the coding sequence ATGAACAGGGCACATTTTGCCGTGCAAACGGCACTCGTACGCAACCTAAGCCTCCTGCCccgaacacacacatgcaaactgCACACACAGCTGCAGCGTGCCTGGTGGCATAAGCAAACGAGATGGCTGCCAAAGTTCAGCAGATCCCTGGCCGGAAGCATAACGGCGCCAAAGGACAAAACCGAAGCAGCTGGAACGGCGACGGGAACAACAATCAAGGCCGGCGGTGTCAAGACCCTGCCGCAGGTGGACGAGCCGCTCGAGACGGGACTCTCGCCCGGACGAACGCGTgcattgcgcaagaagcgtcTGGCTATCGATGAGCTGTCCGCCTTGGGTTTTCTCAATACACGTGGCTACACAACGGCCGATGAGTACAATCTGGAGGAGCTGCATGCGGCGCTCAAGCAACAGAATCTATACGAAACGAAACGTTTCTTCTCCACGGACAATCTGGGCGTGGAGCAGAATGTGCTCTTTGTCACCGCCAAATATCAGACCGGTTCCCGGCCGCGCGAGATATTCTTCTTTCGCGAGGGCTCCGTTGTCTTTTGGAATTGCAACGACATCGAGACGAACAATGTGCTCAACTTCTTGCGCAGCTTTGAGCGTGAATCGTACGTGAGCACCCTGGTCCATGGCGAGAGCGAGGTGATGCCCTACACGTATATCGCATCGACGGCCGTCGATGTCGAGGGCGATCTGGTGGCGGAGTCAAGTGATTTGAATGTGTCATCGCGCGCCTTCTTTCAGAACGGCAAGTTCTATCTGACGCCGGATAGCGATAATTTCCTGTACAAATACACATTCTCCAATGCGATTGCGCAGTCGATCAAGCTGGGCATCTGGGAGGCGACACTGGATCGCTATATTGACTCCATGGAGTACTTGACGGAGGATCTGAAGCGGGGTCGGCGATTGCGCATCTCGCGCGCCTCCATGCTGCGCAAAACAGGCGAACTGTTTGCCCTGCGGCATTCCATTAATCTGTCCTCGGATCTGCTGGATGCACCGGACTTTTACTGGGATCGCGAGGAGCTGGAGGGTCTCTATCTGCAGGTGTGCTCCTATTTTAGCATATCGCGTCGCACCAAGGTGATGAACGAGAAGATCAACCATTGCGTCGAGCTGGCCGAACTGGTGTCCCACAATTTGAACGATGCCCATCACATACGGCTCGAATGGAtgataattattttgattatggTCGAGGTGGGATTCgagattttgcattttgttgagGGTGCATTGCATCAGGGCAATGTGATGCATGCCAGTCCCTTTCCCCTGTCCGAAAATAGTGCCTAA
- the LOC6633538 gene encoding large ribosomal subunit protein mL63: protein MQLTLINLFKKTVPGHIFRGKRRLVKPVSKRAMDTLTREYERQEHIMFLLRHPYLTLEQSSGHAKELQKRDKLVAKWTDEQTRSKMKPHVTIEERLQHLRVKEAWD, encoded by the exons ATGCAGCTGACTTTAATCAATTTGTTCAAGAAAACCGTGCCCGGCCACATATTCCGCGGCAAGCGGCGTCTCGTCAAGCCGGTGAGCAAACGTGCCATGGACACGCTGACCCGCGAATACGAGCGCCAGGAGCACATCATGTTTCTGCTGAGGCATCCATATCTCACGCTG GAGCAATCGTCGGGACACGCCAAGGAGCTGCAGAAACGCGACAAGCTGGTGGCCAAATGGACGGATGAGCAGACCCGCAGCAAGATGAAGCCCCACGTGACCATCGAAGAGCGACTGCAGCATTTGCGAGTGAAGGAGGCCTGGGACTAA